The Candidatus Binatia bacterium genomic interval AACGGCCCGCCACCGGGATCGCGATCGCGCGCCACCATCGAGAAGACGATCCAGGGACCGCCGCCGGCGGCCACCGCCCGCAGCAGGTGCTCGCGGTCCACCGGCTCCGGACCCACGAGCGGTCCACCCCAGCGCACGCGGACGCGCACCCGACAGACGCGCAGCACGGAGTCCGCGCGGCCCGCCCGCGACATCGCGGCCGCGCGAACGGCGTCGCCGAGCATCCGGGAGCGCCGGGCCGCCGCGTCCGCCCGGAGCCCGAGCGAGTCGGCGGTCTCTTCGTCGGCGGCCGCAAGCTCCACAGCGGCCCGCCGCTCCTCGTCCCGGGCCGCGCCGGCAAGCGAGTCCAGCGTGCGCGTCGACATCGATTGCGAAACCCCGATGCGAAGGAGAGTCGCGCCGCGAAACTCAGGGCCGCCCACGTGGCAGGACGCCAGCGACCGCGCGGCCGCCCAATCGTGCGCCGCGAGGGTCGCGAGGTAGCGCTCGGCGGCATGCCGCGCCGCGCGCACCTCCAAAGACTCGGGGTTCGTGGAGCAGCCGGCCGACCCCGCGAGCCAGCAAACAAAAAGCGGCGTCGCGATCCGGATCGGGGCCGGACCCAGGCGACGCCGCGTACCAGCTCGGAACGCGCGGCTATTGGCGCATCGCCCGAACCTTGGCACGCCCCTTCGTCTTCACCCCCTTCGCCTCGGCGAGAAGGCGCTTCATGTTCATGAAGTGGACCTCCTGGTAGAACTCCATCCCCTCGTACGGGCCCAGGTACCCCCACCGGCGCGGCTCGGCCAGCGTCTGCCCCCACCCCGCCAGGCGGGTCGCCTTGTCATCGGCGTCGCGAATGTAGTTCCTGGTGAAGCGGATCCCCTCACCGGGCTTGGCGATCAGTCCGTGCCCCGGGACGAGCACGTTGGCCGCATACCGCGGCGACATGAGGGAGTCGAGCGACGCGTACCAGCCGAGCTTGTCGAAGTCGGGGTCGAGGAGCCAGGGAATCGACTTGTTCCAGACGAGGTCTCCCGCGAACAGCACCTTCTGCTTCGGAAGGTGCACGATGAGATCGCCTCGCGAATCCGCGCGACGCCCCAGCCACACCACGTCGACCGGACGGAGCGCGGTGCCGAAGCGCTTGTGGTCCCGGATTCCGATCTCCTTCGACGGGTTGCCCGGAATTCCGAGCGTCGAGTCGATGTCGTGGACCAGGCTCTCGTGCGCCACCAGCGTCGCCCCCGCCGACAGGAACGGCTTGGCGCCCAGGATGTGATCGTCGTGCGCGTGGGTCAGGACGAGGTACTTGAACGGCTTGTTCGGCGAGCGCGCGCGGATCGTGTCGGCCAGCGCCACCCCGGCGCTGTCCGCCATGCCGGAATCGATGACCAGGATCCCGTCCGGAAGCTCCACCCAGCCGGTCCAGACGTAGCTGAGCTTGGCGGCATAGACGCCGGGGGCCAGGCGGCTCACCCGGATGGTGAGGGTCGTGTCCTTGGGCGGGATGGCCGGTTCCGCGCCGGGGAGGTAGATCTGGGCCGGGGCGGCGGCGGGAAGGATCGAAGCCAGCGAAACAAAAAGGGCGAAGAGCGCGATAGAAATGGATAGGCGAACGCGAGTCATGGTTCTCCGTCGGCGTTGGGGGAGGATCGACCGTGACGGTCGGGACTACCCCGGGATGGCGTTGTCGGGTCCACGATTGTATCGCAATTCCAACGTCCGCGGGGCGGCCGCCTTCTAACGGGACGCCAGGTCGCCACCCACTCGAGGAGGTCCGCCATGAAACGTTCGGTTCCCATCGTGCTTCCCCTCTCCCCGACCGCCGCCCTTCCGATGCTTGCCGCAGCCCTCCTGATCGCCGCCCTCGCCCTCGTCGCGGTCCCCGCTTTCGCGGGCGATCTCTGCGACGAAAACGACACCTCCAACACGACCTTTGGCAACGGCAAGGGGTCCTACGCCCGCGACGTCCAGGAGATGCACGAGCCGGCGCCCCAGGGCACGTGGCACATCGACGGCGGGGACAACGGTTCCGTCCAGATCTCCGATTGGGACAAGGAGGAGGTCCTGATCTGCGCCCGCGTCACGGCGTGGGCGCGGGACAAGGAGCGCGCCGAGCGGCTCCTGCGCTCCATCCATGTCGAGAACTCCGGTGGGCGGCTCCACGCGGAGGGCCCCGGGCAGACGCAGAGCGCCCGCTGGGCCGTCTCCTACAGGATTCGCGCGCCGCGCTCGATGGACCTCGATGTGCAGACCGTGAACGGCCCCGTGTCCGTCGAAGGCATCCGCGGCCGCATGAGCCTGCACACCGAGAACGGCCCGCTCGAGCTGATCGGCGCGGGCGGCGACATCGAGGGGCGGACGACCAACGGCCCGCTTACCGTCACCCTGACCGGCTCCCGCTGGCAGGGTCGCGGCCTGGACGTGGAGACCGCCAACGGTCCGGTGCGACTCCGGATTCCCAACGGATACTCGGCCGATCTCACCACCGGCACCGAGAACGGCCCGATGGCGGGCGCCTACATTGGCGCGAGCGGGGGCCGGCGCCATCACCACGTCAACGTGGTGCTCGGCTCGGGCGGGGCCCCGATCCGCGTCGTCACCACCAACGGACCGATCGTCGTGAACTCCGGCATCAAGGGACACGAGGGCGCCCGGGGACATGACGACGCTGACGACGAGGACGACGACGAGTAGCTCCCGGCCCGCTGGTCGCCGGGCAAAACGAAACGGGCGGGGTGCCGGTGCGCCCCGCCCGTTCGCCTCGCCGCGCGACTGGCCGGCGTTACGGCGAAATTACTTCAGAACCGTGACCCGCTGGATATCCTGCCCTTCGGGCGCCACGATCCGGAAGAGGTACATGCCCGACGAAACCTTGCGGCTGTGCGCGTCCGAGCCGTCCCACGTGAGCGTCTGGGCGCCCGCGTAGCGGTTTTCGTCGAGCAGGGTCTTCACGTAACGACCGCGCGCATCGTAGACCAGCACCCGCACGCGTCCCGCCTGCGAGAGCGTGAAGGTCAGCTTGGTCTGCGGGTTGAGCGGATTGGGTGTGGCCTTGGCGTGGAGGGCGTGCTTCTCGTGTCCCTTCCCGTTGTCGCCGCCATTCCCCGCCACCTTCGGCGCGCCGAGCGTCGCCGTGAACGTCCCGCCCGTGCTCAGGCTGCCGGTGATCGTCGCGCTCGCGAGATTGTCCGGAATGCTCTGATCGCCGAACAGGCCCCTGAGGTCGCTCATCGCGAAGCAGGCCCGCAGGGAGACGGTGCAGCCGGTGGTGTCGGACGGGCAATCCTCGTGATCGCACTCGCCGCAGTCGCCGTCGCCGTCCCAGCCGCCGTCCTTGTGCAGAAGTGCCGCGGCATCGCGATC includes:
- a CDS encoding MBL fold metallo-hydrolase; this encodes MTRVRLSISIALFALFVSLASILPAAAPAQIYLPGAEPAIPPKDTTLTIRVSRLAPGVYAAKLSYVWTGWVELPDGILVIDSGMADSAGVALADTIRARSPNKPFKYLVLTHAHDDHILGAKPFLSAGATLVAHESLVHDIDSTLGIPGNPSKEIGIRDHKRFGTALRPVDVVWLGRRADSRGDLIVHLPKQKVLFAGDLVWNKSIPWLLDPDFDKLGWYASLDSLMSPRYAANVLVPGHGLIAKPGEGIRFTRNYIRDADDKATRLAGWGQTLAEPRRWGYLGPYEGMEFYQEVHFMNMKRLLAEAKGVKTKGRAKVRAMRQ